GTGAAGCTGAGCCCGAGCAGCACCGTCAGCAACAGCCCCATGACCAGCCCCTTGCGGTCATTCTCCAACAGGCTGTGATGTGCCCAGGTGACCGTGGTGCCCGAGAGCAGCAGGATCATGGTGTTCAGGAACGGAATATGGAACGGGGCGAAGGTGTGGATCCCCTCCGGCGGCCAGACCATTTCCTTGGCGCCGGCGACATGCTCGGGAAACAGCGCGAAATTGAAAAATGCCCAGAAGAAAGCGACGAAGAACATCACTTCGCTGGTGATGAAGAACATCATGCCGTAGCGCAGGCCAAGCCGCACCACCGGCGAATGCATCCCCGGCGTATGGCTTTCCTTGAGCACGTCACGCCACCAGAAGAACATCACCCCGAGCACGCCGAGCAGACCGAGAATGAGCAGCGTCCAACTATGATAATGCGCCTCGAAGACGATGCCGAGCACGGTGAGACCACCCGCCAGAGCGCCAACGATCGGCCACGGGCTGGGATCGACCAGATGATAAGGCTGCTTCAGGCCAGAACTGGCGACAGGGAGGGCAGCGGCGTGGGTATCAGTGCTCATGTCTCGTCCGTCTCATCTCGGCCGGGCTTGATCCGGCGGGGGAAAGGCTGGTCCGCGCATCATGGCCAAAAGAGCGCGCGGTTCAAGTGGTTGATCGGCGAAAACTGCGTGTGCGCCATGGGCGGGGAGCGATATCAGATCAATGGCGTGTCATCTTGGCGATGGTGATGGCATAGA
This portion of the Acidibrevibacterium fodinaquatile genome encodes:
- a CDS encoding cytochrome c oxidase subunit 3 — translated: MSTDTHAAALPVASSGLKQPYHLVDPSPWPIVGALAGGLTVLGIVFEAHYHSWTLLILGLLGVLGVMFFWWRDVLKESHTPGMHSPVVRLGLRYGMMFFITSEVMFFVAFFWAFFNFALFPEHVAGAKEMVWPPEGIHTFAPFHIPFLNTMILLLSGTTVTWAHHSLLENDRKGLVMGLLLTVLLGLSFTGFQALEYSHAPFHFGGTIYPSVFFLATGFHGFHVIVGTLFLIVCFLRASGGDFTPERHFGFEAAAWYWHFVDVVWLFLFVCIYWWGASPVSAG